A stretch of DNA from Microbacterium sp. LWS13-1.2:
CGTGTACTTGAGGGCGGTGAGGTCGGTCATTTGTTCCTCCGGTAGAAGGGCAGGTCGGTCACGGTCGCGGGGATGCGGGTGCCCCGCACGTCGATGAAGAGCGTGGTGCCGGGCGCGCTCGCGGCCGGCGGGACGAAGGCCATGGCGATGGGATGCCCGAGGGTCGGGCTGAGCGCACCGCTGGTGATCTCGCCGACCGGGGTCTCCGCGTCGGTCGCGTCGAACACGGCGTAGCCGGCACGACCCGCGCGCCGGCCCTCACAGGCGAGGCCGACGAGCACGGGAGCATCGGGCGTCACGACCGCCGCGAGGCCGGACTTGCCGACGAAATCGTCCTTGTCGACCGCCACGACGCGGCCGAGGCCGGCCTGGGCGGGCACGATGTCGCGCGAGAGCTCGTGGCCGTAGAGCGGCATCCCGGCCTCCAGGCGCAGCGTGTCGCGCGCGGCGAGGCCTGCGGGAACCAGTCCGAGCGGTTCGCCGGCGGCCAACAGGGCGTCCCAGAGGGCCGGTGCGGAGGACGCTCTGATGTACAGCTCGAACCCGTCCTCGCCGGTGTAGCCGGTGCGGCCGACATGCATCGGCACGGGCTCCTCGCCCGGCGCTGCGAACCGCGCGTGCGCCATGCGGTAGTACTTGAGGTCGCCGAGCGCAGCCGAGAGGTCGACGATCCCGGGGGTCGCCTGGAGGATCTCCTGCGATGCCGGGCCCTGCACCGCGACGAGCGCGATGTGGTCGGTCGCGTCGTCGATGTCGACATCGAACGACTGCGAGCGCTCTGCGAACGCCTCCGCGACGGCTGCGCGGTTACCCGCGTTCGCCACGACCATGAGGCGCTCGGGGTTGTGGCGATAGACGATGACGTCGTCGATGATCCCGCCGTCGGCATCCAGCACCAGGCTGTACTTCGCCTGGTCGTCGGTCATCGCCGACAGTCGTCCGGCGAGCGCGTAGTCCAGGAACGCCCCCGCCTCCGGTCCTTCTACCAGGAACTCGGCCATATGCGAGATGTCGAAGAGGCCTGCGGCCGTGCGCACCGCGTGGTGCTCCGCGAGGTCGGAGCTGTAGCGCACCGGCATGAGCCAGCCGCCGAAGTCGGTGAAGGAGGCGCCGAGCGCCTCGTGGCGGTCATGCAAGGCAGTCGTACGGAGTTCTGTCATGAGTTCTCCCGGTCGCGGACGGGCAGACGCCGATCGACGTCTGTGAACTCCCCCTCTGTCATGGGCCTGAGAGCTTCGCTGGATGCGGGACATCCTGCTTTCACCGTCGGCGGATCTGCGAGCTTCGCTCGAAATCGCTTTCCAGAGTCGGCCTGCCCGAACGGTACGCGGTACCTGAGAGATTGGCGGGGAGGCTTGCTCCTTCGGTGCTCGGCGATCGCGCTGCCGAGGCTCTCCCGCCCGGGTGATGGGCCGTATTGACTTGCGCAGCAAGCATAGCGGTCGTGGTGGTCAGCCGACGCAGGAACCGGTCGACACGGTGTTCGAGAGCGACGGTGCGCGCGCCGCCACCGGGTCGAGCTCGGCCATCGTCATCGCGTAGCCGAGGTTCTCGTCGTTCTCCGCGCGGGCGAAGACCACACCGGCCACGGCTCCCTCGTCGGTGAGCAGCGGACCGCCCGAGTTGCCGGGCCGCACAACGGCATCGAGGGCGTAGATCTCCCGCGGGTTCCACGACCCGTCGTAGACGTCGGGCACGTTCGCGCTGCCCACCGACTCCACACCGGCCGGGACCATCGTGAACGGGCCGCCGTAGGGATAGCCCTGCACCGCGGCCGCGTCACCGGGCGCGAGCGTCGGCGAGAACGGCAGGACGTCGGCACCCAGGTCGTCCACCGCGATCACCGCGAGGTCGTCGACCGGATCGAAGTACACGACGCGTCCCTCGCGTGCCGCCACGCCCGGCAGCTCGACGATCGGGGTGTCGACGCCGGCGACGACGTGGGCGTTCGTGACGACACGGTCCTCCGCGATGACGAATCCGCTGCCGGCCGATCCGCGCCCGCAGGCGTACGCGTTGCCCGACACGCGGGCGACGGATGCCGCGGCCCGCTGCAGCTCCGGATCGTCCAGCGCCACCGGGGGCGCGGGATCCACCGTCGCGGGGCCGAGCAGCTGGCCGAGGCCCGGCAGGCTGTCCTCCAATACCGCGCCGCGCAGCTGCGCCAGCGCCGCGGCGACGGGGTCGGGCGTGGCCGCCTCGATCCCGCGCAGGATGCTCGACGAGGCGACGGCGGACGACACGATGGGGATGCCGGCGCCGGCGATCGCCGGAGCGACGAACGCGAGGGCGAGGATGGCGGCGAGCACGGAGGCGATGCCGCCGAGGAAGCGCTCGATGCCGCGGAGCTTGAGCCGGTCCGCGCCGGAGCGCAGCGCCGAGCCGATGGCGGCGCCGATCGCGGCGCCGGCGAAGACGAGTCCGATCGCGGTGGCGATCACGGCGGGGCCGCGCCAGACGGGCGAGGGCACCCATGTGCTCACCAGCGGCGTCAGCCAGTAGGCCGCGAACGCGCCCGCGGCGAGCCCGGCGAGCGTGCCGATGCTGGCGAAGAAGCCGCGCTGGACACCGCCGATGCAGGCGGCCACGAGGAGGAGGACGATCAGCACGTCGACGACGATCATCCCCACTCCTTCCGCCGTCAGGACCCGTCTCGACAGGCTACGCACCCTGCCTGGGAGAACGACCCCGACCCCCGTTCCCCGGCGTGTCGGGGAAGCGGAGGTGGAGCGATGCGTCAGGGCCGCCTCGCCGCCAGCTCCCGGCGCACCTCGTCGCGCAGCATCCCCTGGTTCTCGGGGTCGGGAGCGGCACCCAGCAGCGTCCGCGTGTAGTCGTGCTGCGGGTCGAGGATGACCGTATCGGCGGGCCCGCGCTCGACGATGTCACCGCGATACATCACCAGGATGTCGTCGGAGAAGTGCCGGGCGGTCGCGAGGTCGTGGGTGATGTAGAGCACGCCCAGATGGTCCTCGCGCTGCAACTGCGCGAGCAGGTTGAGCACGCCGAGACGGATCGACACGTCGAGCATCGACACCGGCTCGTCGGCGATGATGAACTGCGCCCCGGGCGCGAGCGCCCTCGCGATCGCGACGCGCTGGCGCTGACCGCCCGACAGCTCGTGCGGGCGGCGCTCGGCCATCTTGTCGGTCGGTGTGAGGCGCACGCGGTCGAGCAGCTCGAGCACGCGCCGGCGCACCTCCGCCTTGCCCATCCCGGGATTGTGGATGCGCAGCGGGCGCTCCAGGTGATGCTCGATCGAGTGGAACGGGTTCAGCGACGCGAACGGGTCCTGGAACACCATCTGCACGTCGCCGCGGTAGGCCGCGACCTCGCGGCTGCGGTTGCCGGCCGGCTTGCCGTCCAGCAGGATCTGCCCGCTCGTCGGAGTCTCGAGGCGGGCGAGCATCTTCGCGATCGTGGACTTGCCCGAACCGGACTCCCCCACCAGCGCGATCGTGCGGCCTGCCTCGAGCGTGAACGAGACGTCCTTCACCGCGTGCAGGGTGGAGAAGCTCAGTCCGCTGCGGAGCCGGAAGTCCTTGACGAGGTTGCGGGCGTCGAGAGTGCGCTGTCCGCGCGCGGTGGCTGGCTGGGCGCTCATGCGGGTCCTCCTTCGAGCGGGCCGGCGCCCGCGGCCGAGCCCAGCGTCGCCGAGACCGGCTGCGTGCCGGTGCGCACGAAGTCGCCCCGGTCGCCGCGCAGGCTCGGGAAGCTCGACAGCAGCTTCCTGGTGTACTCGTGCTGCGGGTCGCGGTAGATCTCGGTGGCGGTGCCGAGCTCGACGATCCCGCCCTGCAGCATGACGGCGATGCGGTCGCTGATCTCGATCAGCATGGGCAGGTCGTGCGTGATGAAGATCACGGCGAACCCGAGCCGCTCGCGCAGGCGCATGATCTCGCGGATGATGCCGCGCTGCACCACCACATCGAGCGCGGTGGTCGGCTCGTCCATGATCATGACCTGCGGGTCGAGCGCGAGCGCGATCGCGATCATGACGCGCTGCCGCATGCCGCCCGACAGCTCGTGCGGGAAGCTCGACAGGCGCTTCGGGTCGACGCCCACGAGCTCCAGGAGCTCCTCGCTGCGCTGCTGCTTCTCGCGCTTGGACATCTCCGGCCGGTGCGTCGTGAACACGTCGAACAGCTGGGCACGGACGTTGATGACCGGGTTGAGCGAGTTCATCGCGCCCTGGAAGACCATCGACACCTTGTCCCACCGGAAGCGGCGCAGCTCCTCGTCGGCGAGCCCCACGACGTCGATGTCCTCGCCGGAGCGGTCGTGGAACACGATCTCGCCGGACGTCATCAGCGCCGGCGGCTTCAGAAGCCGGTTGACCCCGTACGCGAGGGTGGACTTGCCGCAGCCCGATTCGCCGGCGA
This window harbors:
- the gcvT gene encoding glycine cleavage system aminomethyltransferase GcvT, with protein sequence MTELRTTALHDRHEALGASFTDFGGWLMPVRYSSDLAEHHAVRTAAGLFDISHMAEFLVEGPEAGAFLDYALAGRLSAMTDDQAKYSLVLDADGGIIDDVIVYRHNPERLMVVANAGNRAAVAEAFAERSQSFDVDIDDATDHIALVAVQGPASQEILQATPGIVDLSAALGDLKYYRMAHARFAAPGEEPVPMHVGRTGYTGEDGFELYIRASSAPALWDALLAAGEPLGLVPAGLAARDTLRLEAGMPLYGHELSRDIVPAQAGLGRVVAVDKDDFVGKSGLAAVVTPDAPVLVGLACEGRRAGRAGYAVFDATDAETPVGEITSGALSPTLGHPIAMAFVPPAASAPGTTLFIDVRGTRIPATVTDLPFYRRNK
- a CDS encoding MarP family serine protease — protein: MIVVDVLIVLLLVAACIGGVQRGFFASIGTLAGLAAGAFAAYWLTPLVSTWVPSPVWRGPAVIATAIGLVFAGAAIGAAIGSALRSGADRLKLRGIERFLGGIASVLAAILALAFVAPAIAGAGIPIVSSAVASSSILRGIEAATPDPVAAALAQLRGAVLEDSLPGLGQLLGPATVDPAPPVALDDPELQRAAASVARVSGNAYACGRGSAGSGFVIAEDRVVTNAHVVAGVDTPIVELPGVAAREGRVVYFDPVDDLAVIAVDDLGADVLPFSPTLAPGDAAAVQGYPYGGPFTMVPAGVESVGSANVPDVYDGSWNPREIYALDAVVRPGNSGGPLLTDEGAVAGVVFARAENDENLGYAMTMAELDPVAARAPSLSNTVSTGSCVG
- a CDS encoding ATP-binding cassette domain-containing protein; protein product: MSAQPATARGQRTLDARNLVKDFRLRSGLSFSTLHAVKDVSFTLEAGRTIALVGESGSGKSTIAKMLARLETPTSGQILLDGKPAGNRSREVAAYRGDVQMVFQDPFASLNPFHSIEHHLERPLRIHNPGMGKAEVRRRVLELLDRVRLTPTDKMAERRPHELSGGQRQRVAIARALAPGAQFIIADEPVSMLDVSIRLGVLNLLAQLQREDHLGVLYITHDLATARHFSDDILVMYRGDIVERGPADTVILDPQHDYTRTLLGAAPDPENQGMLRDEVRRELAARRP
- a CDS encoding ABC transporter ATP-binding protein, encoding MNRDAVLTARNVSIEYEVDPPVKAVRDVSLTLHRGEILGLAGESGCGKSTLAYGVNRLLKPPALMTSGEIVFHDRSGEDIDVVGLADEELRRFRWDKVSMVFQGAMNSLNPVINVRAQLFDVFTTHRPEMSKREKQQRSEELLELVGVDPKRLSSFPHELSGGMRQRVMIAIALALDPQVMIMDEPTTALDVVVQRGIIREIMRLRERLGFAVIFITHDLPMLIEISDRIAVMLQGGIVELGTATEIYRDPQHEYTRKLLSSFPSLRGDRGDFVRTGTQPVSATLGSAAGAGPLEGGPA